From Salvelinus sp. IW2-2015 linkage group LG33, ASM291031v2, whole genome shotgun sequence, one genomic window encodes:
- the LOC111957584 gene encoding alpha-(1,3)-fucosyltransferase 7-like — translation MAASMPLFLSGIMIFSISLYLLHKRLQAEIGTTHQHQLRNLTILLWHWPFSRPYSLEGDVCGNEYSIPGCLLSDNTSLYPQADVVVFHHHELRTGRSALPLHLPRPASQRWLWLSLEPPVNNGNLTQYKGLFNWTMSYRADADVPMPYGKTVEVLVPPNSNSSSYVIPKKGACLASWVVSNYSPDHARSQVYQSLRKYIPIEVYGHWLKRPLTEHSLIPTIGRCNFYLAFENSVAIDYITEKLWRNAYQAGKVPVVLGPSRSNYEALVPSGSFIHVSDFNSTEGLAAFLQQLATDRGRYEAYFKWRQTHEIKTYTDWRERLCNICINYHRLPAKKVYYDLDGWANK, via the coding sequence ATGGCTGCCTCCATGCCCCTGTTCCTCTCCGGCATTATGATCTTCAGCATCTCCTTGTACTTGCTCCACAAGAGGCTGCAGGCTGAGATAGGGACCACTCATCAACACCAACTCAGGAACCTCACCATTCTGCTGTGGCACTGGCCCTTCAGCCGCCCCTACAGCCTGGAGGGAGACGTTTGCGGCAATGAGTACAGTATCCCAGGCTGCCTCCTCAGTGACAACACCTCCCTGTACCCTCAGGCAGACGTGGTGGTCTTCCACCACCATGAGCTGAGGACGGGTCGCTCCGCCCTGCCTCTCCATCTCCCACGGCCGGCCTCCCAGCGCTGGCTCTGGCTCTCCCTGGAGCCTCCGGTGAACAACGGCAACCTGACCCAGTACAAAGGACTGTTCAACTGGACCATGAGCTACCGAGCGGACGCTGACGTACCAATGCCCTATGGGAAGACGGTGGAAGTTCTTGTTCCACCAAACAGCAACAGTAGCAGCTATGTGATCCCTAAGAAAGGGGCTTGCCTGGCCAGCTGGGTGGTCAGCAACTACAGCCCTGACCATGCCAGGAGTCAAGTCTACCAGAGCCTAAGGAAGTACATTCCTATAGAGGTGTATGGCCACTGGCTAAAGAGGCCATTGACCGAACATAGTCTGATACCCACCATTGGCCGCTGTAACTTCTACCTGGCCTTTGAGAATTCAGTGGCCATAGACTACATCACTGAGAAGCTGTGGAGGAATGCCTACCAAGCAGGGAAAGTACCCGTGGTTCTGGGGCCCTCTCGGTCTAACTATGAGGCCTTGGTGCCCTCAGGCTCGTTCATCCATGTCAGTGACTTCAATAGCACAGAGGGGCTGGCTGCCTTCCTACAGCAGCTGGCCACAGACAGAGGGCGCTATGAGGCTTACTTCAAGTGGCGTCAGACCCATGAAATCAAGACATAcacagactggagagagaggctcTGTAATATCTGTATCAACTATCACAGACTGCCAGCTAAAAAGGTGTACTATGATCTGGATGGATGGGCCAATAAATAA